In Naumovozyma dairenensis CBS 421 chromosome 2, complete genome, the following are encoded in one genomic region:
- the BMH1 gene encoding 14-3-3 family protein BMH1 (similar to Saccharomyces cerevisiae BMH2 (YDR099W) and BMH1 (YER177W); ancestral locus Anc_8.243), producing MSASREDSVYLAKLAEQAERYEEMVENMKDVASSGQELSVEERNLLSVAYKNVIGARRASWRIVSSIEQKEESKEKSEHQVELIRSYRSKIETELTKISADILSVLDSHLIPSASTGESKVFYYKMKGDYHRYLAEFSSGDVRENATTSSLEAYKKASEIATTDLPPTHPIRLGLALNFSVFYYEIQNSPDKACHLAKQAFDDAIAELDTLSEESYKDSTLIMQLLRDNLTLWTSDMSEAGQEEEQQQQQQAQQQQQDAQANEDQPPK from the coding sequence atgtctGCAAGTCGTGAAGATTCCGTTTATTTAGCTAAATTAGCTGAACAAGCAGAACGTTATGAAGAAATGGTTGAAAACATGAAAGATGTTGCATCTTCTGGTCAAGAATTATCTGTTGAAGAACGTAATTTACTTTCTGTTGCCTACAAGAATGTCATTGGTGCTCGTCGTGCCTCTTGGAGAATTGTTTCATCAATTGAACAAAAGGAGGAATCCAAGGAAAAATCAGAACATCAAGTCGAATTGATTCGTTCTTATCGTTCTAAGATTGAAACTGAATTGACTAAGATCTCTGCCGATATCCTTTCAGTGTTAGATTCTCATTTGATCCCATCTGCCAGTACTGGTGAATCCAAAGTGTTTTACTATAAGATGAAAGGTGATTACCACCGTTATTTAGCTGAATTCTCTAGCGGAGATGTCAGAGAAAATGCTActacttcttctttggaAGCTTATAAGAAGGCCTCTGAAATTGCTACTACTGATCTACCCCCAACACATCCAATTCGTCTAGGTTTAGCTTTGAATTTCTCTGTCTTTTACTATGAAATTCAAAACTCTCCAGATAAAGCTTGTCATTTGGCCAAGCAAGCCTTTGACGATGCTATTGCTGAATTAGATACTCTATCAGAAGAATCCTACAAGGACAGTACTTTAATTATGCAATTGTTAAGAGACAATCTAACCTTATGGACTTCTGACATGTCAGAAGCTGGTcaggaagaagaacaacaacaacagcaacaggctcaacaacaacaacaagatgCCCAAGCTAATGAAGACCAACCTCCAAAATAA
- the ECM32 gene encoding RNA helicase (similar to Saccharomyces cerevisiae ECM32 (YER176W); ancestral locus Anc_8.242) — MTKFQCTTCQETLDAESMMKHLNSTRHKTVKSIEDDEELNCEECQDNNNIHQLQIIRIGGEDIILICNSCVEKKFNINEKPKTSYSLSNGAILKYWDNYTKVRDCSCKRCGNESNLNVNLTNKQLILCDNCLKDDPKQDSSKFVSEKTGKFLYTFLGIKETSSSSSSKFKRKGGGRKIGRGKKRGRGGAKSASSSSAGKKKEKKPLTFLQKLDKEALKTKKLNSTIESGSNLSLKSFKGFKATTKSDFAAQFLAPSNENVASVASTGNFLSLGNTNSSKSSSPSPIIQHPAQRTNTRQKPNQKQTKSNPTSRAITPDISTKGSKHKGPKVTDKKNAKQPTTITSMPTNPQNKNSNTTKSTGWAQGFEAPKKVKNMPKSILEPTVQNTKNAKKKTSKAVEKTKQISKKHVNQKGHTESNPKPVVPIDEDFWSSGWDNALPEKEGVTASISSPQPTRIKQNGNQKKELIPIPSNKEKGQNRKNQNTRSNKNNTKEKTPIPPIQHKKERNPKGKSPTPSYTNEVLEEGVPIKKFVKYTPKLTYPDLRTYCDEFSYALFLEQKLENDFIQNFDITWSKDKNETVFVVSLDRHNNPEIEKLIPPALAQVVKVPFNERQPLMLSSHDESLVWYSFIKEVGLQKNKIVLLLELFSWNKLSLPTRSGSDQFKLLPISAQANRILFAMTRIKNPKFIDLLLGLKPIKQLIFNNKLKFNRSTLNDSQKLAVQHVLNNSITVIQGPPGTGKTSTIEEIILQLIENFHSFPILCVAASNIAIDNIAEKIMESRPNIKILRILSDKKESQYGPDHPLGKICLHNKIYERLSPEMKDIANKFRFGRRDEVSKNQDNKYYQEKTSITNKLVAQTQIIFTTNITAGGRQLKVIKELPVVIMDESTQSSEASTLVPLSLPGIKKFVFVGDEKQLSSFSNIPHLEMSLFERILANGTYEQPHMLDTQYRMHPQISKFPIHKFYYGELKDGVTAEQKQLPNIKHPLFFYQSNNGYESTVENRQNGIKAFTYNNKYECQDILKILYKLILEKNVKHEEIGIITPYSAQRDLLSELLVADPVVNPYGRSMEQETDEAEFLNSKHTLGNDIQSHTVNIINGLHVATVDSFQGHEKNFIIFSCVRNNPENKIGFLRDRRRLNVALTRSKNGLILVGNKEVLKKGDNLWRDFMVFLEKEKVIFDSLDDY; from the coding sequence ATGACGAAGTTTCAATGCACAACATGTCAAGAAACTCTGGATGCAGAATCCATGATGAAACATTTGAATTCAACAAGACATAAGACAGTTAAATccattgaagatgatgaagaattaaattGTGAAGAATgtcaagataataataatatccaCCAATTACAGATAATTAGAATAGGTGGTgaagatataatattaatttgtaattcctgcgttgaaaaaaaatttaacatAAACGAAAAACCGAAAACTTCTTATAGTCTATCGAATGGTGccattttaaaatattgGGATAATTATACTAAAGTTAGAGACTGTTCTTGTAAGAGATGTGGCAACGAATCAAATTTGAATGTTAACCTGACTAATAAGCAGCTAATACTTTGTGATAATTGTTTGAAAGATGATCCTAAGCAAGACAGTTCAAAATTTGTTTCTGAAAAAACAGGGAAgtttttatatacttttcTAGGTATCAAGGAAACATCCTCGTCGTCCTCTTCGAAATTTAAGAGGAAAGGTGGGGGAAGGAAAATTGGGAGAGGAAAGAAACGTGGACGTGGTGGTGCTAAATCAgcctcatcatcatcagctggaaagaagaaagagaaaaaacCATTAACATTTTTACAAAAGCTAGATAAAGAAGCTCTCAAAactaaaaaattgaatagtACTATCGAAAGTGGAAGTAATTTGAGtttaaaatcattcaaagGTTTCAAAGCAACGACAAAATCAGATTTCGCAGCTCAATTCTTGGCACcttcaaatgaaaatgtcGCCTCTGTTGCAAGTACGGGGAACTTTTTATCATTAGGTAATACTAACTCATCCAAATCTTCTTCACCATCTCCAATAATTCAACATCCAGCTCAGAGAACTAACACAAGACAAAAGCCGAACCagaaacaaacaaaatCTAATCCCACGTCGAGAGCTATCACCCCAGATATCAGTACTAAAGGCAGTAAGCATAAAGGGCCAAAAGTTACTGATAAGAAAAATGCCAAGCAACCAACTACAATAACATCTATGCCAACGAATCCTCAAAATAAGAACAGTAATACTACTAAGAGTACTGGATGGGCACAAGGTTTTGAAGCACCTAAAAAAGTTAAAAATATGCCCAAATCTATACTTGAGCCGACAGTTCAAAATACTAAGAATgccaagaaaaaaacatCAAAAGCTGTTGAAAAAACTAAGcaaatatcaaagaaacATGTGAATCAGAAGGGCCATACGGAATCAAACCCTAAACCAGTTGTACCCATAGATGAGGACTTTTGGAGTAGTGGATGGGATAATGCTCTTCCTGAAAAGGAAGGTGTTACTGCCTCAATTTCTAGTCCTCAACCAACAAGGATAAAGCAAAATGGTAACCAAAAGAAGGAATTAATTCCTATACCGtcaaataaagaaaaaggtcaaaatagaaaaaacCAAAATACGAGAAGTAATAAGAACAATACGAAAGAAAAGACACCAATTCCTCCAATTCAACataagaaagaaaggaaCCCAAAAGGGAAATCACCAACTCCTTCATATACAAATGAAGTTTTAGAGGAAGGTGTCCccattaaaaaatttgtgaAATATACACCAAAATTAACATACCCTGATTTAAGGACATATTGTGACGAATTTTCGTATGCATTATTTTTAGAACAAAAGTTAGAGAatgattttattcaaaattttgatattacATGGTCCAAggataaaaatgaaacagTATTTGTTGTTAGTCTTGATAGACATAATAATccagaaattgaaaaacttATTCCACCGGCATTAGCTCAAGTAGTTAAAGTCCCATTCAATGAGAGACAACCTTTAATGTTATCATCTCATGATGAATCTCTTGTTTGGTATTCTTTCATCAAGGAAGTCGgattacaaaaaaataaaattgtacttttattagaattattttcatggaataaattatcattaccaACGCGAAGTGGATCTGATCAATTTAAACTATTACCTATATCAGCACAAGCGAATAGAATTCTTTTTGCCATGACAAGAATTAAGAATCCTAAATTTATTGACTTATTACTAGGTTTAAAACCGATAAAACAActtattttcaataataaattgaagTTTAATAGAAGTACGTTAAATGATTCTCAAAAGTTAGCAGTACAACATGttttaaataatagtatTACAGTTATCCAAGGTCCACCTGGGACAGGTAAAACGTCAACTATCGAAGAGATTATTTtacaattaattgaaaatttccaTAGTTTCCCGATTTTATGTGTAGCTGCCTCAAATATTGCCATCGATAACATTGCTGAGAAAATTATGGAAAGTAGACCAAATATTAAGATCTTAAGAATTTTATCAGATAAAAAGGAAAGTCAGTATGGTCCCGATCATCCATTAGGTAAAATATGTTTACATAATAAGATTTATGAAAGATTATCACCAGAGATGAAAGATATTGCCAATAAATTTCGTTTTGGTAGAAGAGACGAAGTTTCTAAAAAccaagataataaatattatcaagaaaagaCAAGTATTACGAATAAATTAGTTGCTCAAACTCAAATCATTTTCACTACAAACATTACAGCAGGTGGGCGTCAATTGAAAGTGATAAAAGAATTACCTGTGGTCATTATGGATGAATCAACACAATCATCTGAAGCATCAACATTGGTCCCATTATCCTTACCTGGGATTAAAAAGTTTGTATTTGTTGGTGATGAAAAGCAATTATCAAGTTTTAGCAATATTCCTCATTTAGAAATGTCCTTATTCGAAAGAATTCTAGCGAATGGAACATATGAACAACCTCATATGCTAGATACACAATATAGAATGCATCCCCAAATTAGTAAGTTCCCAATTCacaaattttattatgGTGAATTAAAAGATGGGGTCACAGCAGAACAAAAGCAATTACCAAATATCAAACAcccattatttttttaccAATCTAATAATGGCTATGAAAGTACAGTTGAAAATAGACAAAATGGTATTAAAGCATTCACTTATAATAACAAGTATGAATGCCAAGATATCCTCAAGATCTTGTATAAGTTAATCCTGGAGAAAAATGTTAAACATGAAGAGattggtattattacaCCATATTCAGCTCAACGTGACTTATTATCAGAGCTATTGGTTGCTGATCCCGTAGTGAATCCATATGGTAGATCCATGGAACAAGAAACAGATGAAGCAGAATTCTTAAACTCTAAACACACTTTAGGTAATGATATTCAATCACATACGGTTAACATTATTAATGGGTTACATGTTGCGACTGTTGATTCGTTCCAAGGTCATGAAAAgaatttcattatcttttcATGTGTTAGAAACAACCCAGAGAATAAGATTGGGTTTCTACGTGATAGAAGGAGATTGAATGTTGCATTGACGAGATCCAAGAATGGATTAATTTTAGTTGGCAACAAAGAAGTTCTTAAGAAGGGTGATAACTTATGGAGAGATTTCATGGTATTTTTGGAGAAAGAAAAGGTTATCTTTGATAGCCTAGATGATTATTGA
- the TMT1 gene encoding trans-aconitate 3-methyltransferase (similar to Saccharomyces cerevisiae TMT1 (YER175C); ancestral locus Anc_8.241), with protein sequence MSTFSSKDFNVGEYFKSRPQYPEEFYKFLQRYFHSDTVNDNDDDDDDDDDDDDDDDDXXXXXXXXLDVGCGTGIATFQMFKQLPEYKRIIGSDLSSSMIKQANNLLKTNINDIKENDRELAFHVSSCYDFEFLQGVKCDMITAVECAHWFNFNKFQCLVYDNLRNDKSVFAIWGYADPIFLDYPEFDKLMVELPYGEDQLGPYWEQPGRSILRDSLRGLHLDVDLFQDIREEYFNAADLRKGNNIEDDNCNFPLTICKEMSIEEFSRYTKTFSAYHSWKHDAKNAKKKDVCDQFIAELLKIHPEFTLGTKVKVVWNSFYKVGKKKL encoded by the coding sequence ATGTCgacattttcttcaaaggaTTTCAATGTAGgtgaatattttaaatcaCGGCCTCAGTATCCAGAAGAATTCTATAAATTTTTGCAACGATATTTTCATTCAGATACtgttaatgataatgatgatgatgatgatgatgatgatgatgatgatgatgatgatgatgatgaNNNNNNNNNNNNNNNNNNNNTACTTGATGTTGGATGTGGGACAGGAATTGCTACATTTCAAATGTTCAAACAATTACCTGaatataaaagaattattggTAGTGATCTTTCATCTAGTATGATTAAGCAAGCTAATAACCTTTTGAAAactaatattaatgatattaaagaaaatgatcGGGAACTAGCCTTTCATGTTTCATCATGTtatgattttgaatttctaCAAGGTGTAAAATGTGATATGATTACAGCTGTTGAATGCGCTCATTggtttaatttcaataagtTTCAATGCTTAGTTTATGATAATTTACGAAATGATAAAAGTGTATTTGCCATTTGGGGATATGCTGATCCTATATTTCTTGATTATCCAGAATTTGACAAATTAATGGTGGAATTACCGTATGGGGAGGATCAATTGGGTCCATATTGGGAACAACCTGGAAGATCAATCCTAAGGGATTCATTGAGAGGTTTACATTTAGATGTAGATTTATTTCAAGATATTCGGGAAGAGTATTTTAATGCGGCGGATTTACGTAAAGGTAATAATATCGAGGATgataattgtaattttccATTAACCATTTGTAAAGAAATGAGCATAGAAGAATTCAGTAGGTATACTAAAACTTTTAGTGCATATCATTCTTGGAAGCACGACGCGAAGAATGCGAAAAAGAAAGACGTATGCGATCAATTTATTGCTGAGCTACTCAAAATCCATCCTGAATTCACTTTAGGAACTAAAGTGAAAGTGGTATGGAATAGTTTTTATAAAGTCGGTAAGAAGAAACTATGA
- the GRX4 gene encoding monothiol glutaredoxin GRX4 (similar to Saccharomyces cerevisiae GRX3 (YDR098C) and GRX4 (YER174C); ancestral locus Anc_8.240) — translation MPALQITTNEQFTQLTEASSPPDNKLIVLYFYTKWAEPCHSTNELFDALNDEFRNENALFLAIDADINNDIISNLNVSIVPYFIFIQNGKLLEQLSGEDPKKFVQILDQYLCISSTLSLSNLSLSNNNNNIYEYDSDNSADSNNSKYTIDSDYTSEDDIKHTKHFHNHMHHVDTQHLMNEDEFNLKLSKLVQAAPVMLFLKGTPSEPKCGYSRQMVKILRANKIRFGFFNVLSDNNVRINMKKFSDWPTFPQLYINGEFQGGLDIIKETLLDDPDYFFHTLQSSPTGGGTINPQIPSSL, via the coding sequence atgcCTGCTTTGCAAATAACAACTAATGAACAATTCACCCAGCTAACTGAGGCATCTTCTCCTCCAGATAATAAGTTAATagtattatatttttatactAAATGGGCTGAGCCATGCCATTCCACAAATGAGCTGTTTGATGCattgaatgatgaattcCGTAATGAAAACGCCCTGTTCTTAGCCATCGATGCTGATATAAATAACGACATTATAAGCAATTTAAACGTTTCTATTGTACCctattttatatttattcaaaatggGAAACTCTTAGAACAATTATCTGGCGAAGATCCAAAAAAATTCGTCCAAATATTAGATCAATACCTTTGTATATCAAGCACACTATCgttatcaaatttatccctatcaaataataacaataacatcTATGAATACGATTCTGATAATAGTGCTGATAGCAACAATAGTAAATATACCATAGACAGTGATTATACatctgaagatgatataaAACATACGAAGCATTTCCATAACCATATGCATCACGTTGATACGCAGCATTTGatgaatgaagatgagTTCAACCtgaaattatcaaaattagtTCAAGCTGCCCCCGTGATGCTTTTCTTGAAAGGTACTCCATCAGAACCCAAATGTGGATATTCAAGACAAATggtgaaaatattaagagCAAATAAAATAAGATTCGGATTCTTTAATGTATTAAGTGATAATAACGTTAGAATTaatatgaagaaattcTCAGATTGGCCAACTTTCCcacaattatatattaatggTGAATTCCAAGGTGGATTAGATATCATAAAGGAAACTTTATTGGATGACCCagattatttttttcatacTTTACAAAGTTCTCCAACTGGTGGTGGAACCATCAATCCCCAAATTCCATCATCTTTGTAA
- the RAD24 gene encoding Rad24p (similar to Saccharomyces cerevisiae RAD24 (YER173W); ancestral locus Anc_8.239), with protein sequence MGSQQLNNNNNTQPPPPLRHFSLSSLSSQINKWGSTSRSTSPVKKRLLSPSPPSSSSMSKKRKKKQVELQCQDSTTVEKEEDEADDYIPWYKKYEPASLDEVVVHKQKLKDVKDVFESMLHSHISNDDADGYPRILLLTGPSGSSKSTLIKQLAKELIPKYRNTNGLNSSGTISLMGKTRKPMEDVETNDIIEYSNDLLLNGMKTMDAFREFLNQCKYKCGNNLSVILIEDLPNVFHAETRYIFQKSLLEWLYSSDIKLPPLVICLTECEIERDNSYSSFTTSSFNIDSTFTAETVLGREILSHPRLKRIKFNSINRTLMKSHLMKLCEVNKELLIKNDKWKDRIRFIKDLISSNSTTGTGGNGDIRSGIASLEMWARSKSKTDDTSLLIDSTRESSISYFHGIGRIIYGSKDYKDDNEMINDLILNMKGMVGNDTFKLGLLENYGTFNKNKFDIKLASEIINSLSEGDTMNDVELFEYTLRKIRFEFHKMKKNDDSSYHHGKANFPREWKIRRLMNEFKIESEDFINVSLYKYNEVHQMNDIIYQYGYYGPFIRRIRNYKKKVLMHCLKNNGSSEMIKNMMDTLSVDDNIDLLRRIGGDIKVIDTEHYLISEDDTESQTRKSLDYLLRQRDYKLQKLIHMKEHNELKASHDGVDTRDDDTDRIDEKEKEEEEELLLNDRIEDSDSDETDIEVDFHRSNNAADDDADDDDDDESFYEMLSQKAPRTNHTSNIQHINDESLSDSDIENL encoded by the coding sequence atggGCTCACAACAAttaaacaacaataataatactcaGCCGCCGCCGCCGTTACGTCACTTCAGTTTGAGTTCATTAAGTTCACAGATAAACAAATGGGGTTCTACTTCAAGGTCAACATCTCCAGTCAAGAAGAGGTTGTTATCTCCAAGCCCTCCATCGTCTTCATCAATGTcgaagaaaaggaagaagaagcaagTTGAATTACAGTGTCAAGATAGCACCACTGTTGAAAAGGAAGAGGATGAAGCGGATGATTATATTCCTTGGTATAAGAAATATGAACCTGCAAGCCTAGATGAGGTAGTTGTTCACAAacagaaattgaaagatgttAAAGACGTCTTCGAATCAATGTTGCATTCACACATTTCGAACGATGATGCTGATGGCTATCCTAGAATTTTGTTACTCACGGGACCTAGTGGTAGTTCTAAAAGTACGCTTATTAAACAATTAGCTAAAGAATTGATACCGAAATATAGAAATACCAACGGTCTCAATAGCAGTGGAACCATTTCATTGATGGGCAAAACGAGAAAACCGATGGAAGACGTTGAAACTAACGATATAATCGAGTACAGTAATGATCTTTTACTCAATGGGATGAAAACGATGGACGCGTTTAGAGAATTTTTAAATCaatgtaaatataaatgTGGCAATAATCTTTCTGTGATATTGATTGAAGATTTACCTAATGTTTTCCATGCAGAGACGAGgtatattttccaaaaaagTTTATTAGAATGGTTATACTCATCTGACATAAAGTTGCCGCCTTTAGTTATATGTCTTACAGAATGTGAAATTGAAAGGGATAATTCGTATTCGTCATTTACAACAAGTAGTTTTAATATTGATTCCACGTTTACAGCAGAGACTGTGTTGGGGagagaaatattatctcATCCTAGATTGAAGCGtataaaattcaattcaataaatagGACATTAATGAAGAgtcatttaatgaaattatgtGAAGTAAATAAAGAGCTTTTAATAAAGAATGATAAATGGAAAGACAGGATAAGATTCATTAAAGATTTGATCAGTTCAAACAGTACTACTGGTACCGGTGGTAATGGTGATATTAGATCAGGTATTGCGTCGTTAGAGATGTGGGCACGGTCGAAATCGAAAACAGATGATACTTCATTACTGATTGACAGTACAAGAGAAAGTTCCATATCATATTTCCATGGAATAGGTAGAATTATTTATGGATCTAAAGattataaagatgataatgaaatgataAATGATTTGATACTGAATATGAAAGGTATGGTAGGTAATGATACATTTAAATTAGgattattagaaaattatgGCACATTCaataagaataaatttgatattaaattagctagtgaaattattaactcATTAAGCGAGGGTGATACAATGAATGACGTAGAATTATTCGAATATACTTTAAGGAAAATTCGGTTTGAATTTCAtaagatgaagaaaaatgacGATTCGAGTTATCACCATGGTAAAGCTAATTTTCCTCGAGAATGGAAGATAAGAAGATTGatgaatgaatttaaaatagAAAGTgaagatttcattaatgtctcattatataaatataatgaagtCCATCAAATGAATgatataatttatcaatatgGATATTACGGACCATTTATTCGACGAATAAGGAATTATAAAAAGAAGGTTTTAATGCActgtttgaaaaataacGGTTCATCTgaaatgataaagaatatgatgGATACCTTGAGTGTTGATGAcaatattgatttattgaGAAGAATTGGTGGGGACATTAAGGTGATTGATACAGAACATTACTTGATATCTGAAGATGATACAGAATCGCAAACAAGGAAATCTTTAGATTATCTGTTAAGACAGCGAGATTACAAACTACAAAAATTGATACATATGAAAGAGCACAATGAATTGAAGGCTTCTCATGATGGTGTTGATACCAGGGATGACGACACTGACAGGattgatgaaaaagaaaaagaagaagaagaagagttACTTTTAAATGATCGAATAGAAGATAGTGATAGTGACGAAACGGATATTGAGGTAGATTTTCATCGGAGTAACAACGctgctgatgatgatgctgatgatgacgatgatgacgaGTCATTCTATGAAATGTTGTCACAAAAGGCACCTCGAACCAACCATACTTCAAACATTCAGcatattaatgatgaatcatTATCTGATTCTGATATAGAAAATTTATAG
- the PDA1 gene encoding pyruvate dehydrogenase (acetyl-transferring) subunit E1 alpha (similar to Saccharomyces cerevisiae PDA1 (YER178W); ancestral locus Anc_8.246), which yields MRSWTSRIRPSLINKGRLFSASIPITQSSSSIMLKTTYNQYTRRTMASTTNADESTATSEQQQQDQPEQEENESIEQDQEQQSSKDKVTINLSENSFEGYMLDIPNLSFETNKSTLLQMYKDMIIIRRMEMACDALYKAKKIRGFCHLSVGQEAIAVGIENAITKLDSVITSYRCHGFTFMRGASVKAVLAELMGRRAGVSFGKGGSMHLYAPGFYGGNGIVGAQVPLGAGLAFAHQYKNEDACSFTLYGDGASNQGQVFESFNMAKLFNLPVVFCCENNKYGMGTSASRSSAMTEYFKRGQYIPGIKVNGMDILAVYQASRFAKDWCLSGKGPLLLEYETYRYGGHSMSDPGTTYRTRDEIQHMRSKNDPIAGLKMHLLELDIATDEEIKAYDKSARKYVDEQVELADAAAAPEPKLSILFEDVYVKGTETPTLRGRIQEDTWDFKKQDFAFRN from the coding sequence ATGCGTTCGTGGACTTCAAGGATCAGACCTTCCCTAATTAATAAGGGAAGATTATTCTCAGCATCAATACCCATCACACAATCGTCATCTTCCATTATGCTCAAAACAACTTATAATCAATACACTAGAAGAACAATGGCTTCCACCACCAACGCAGACGAGTCAACGGCAACATCCgagcaacaacagcaagATCAACCAGAACAAGAGGAAAACGAATCCATTGAACAAGACcaagaacaacaatctTCAAAAGATAAAGTCACCATCAACTTATCTGAGAATTCATTCGAAGGATACATGTTAGATATCCCCAATTTATCGTTTGAAACCAACAAATCCACACTATTACAAATGTATAAAGATATGATaatcattagaagaatGGAAATGGCATGTGATGCCCTATATAAAgccaaaaaaattagagGATTTTGTCACTTATCAGTGGGTCAAGAAGCCATTGCTGTCGGTATTGAAAATGCCATTACTAAATTAGATTCTGTCATTACATCTTATAGATGTCATGGATTTACTTTCATGAGAGGTGCCTCCGTGAAGGCTGTCTTAGCGGAATTGATGGGGAGAAGAGCTGGTGTATCCTTTGGGAAAGGTGGGTCCATGCATTTGTATGCTCCAGGATTTTATGGAGGGAATGGGATTGTTGGTGCCCAGGTTCCCCTAGGTGCAGGATTAGCATTTGCTCATCAATATAAGAATGAAGATGCTTGTTCTTTCACTTTATATGGGGATGGGGCATCAAATCAAGGTCAAGtttttgaatcatttaatatggctaaattattcaatttacCTGTCGTGTTTTGCtgtgaaaataataaatatggtATGGGGACCTCTGCCTCAAGATCATCTGCCATGACTGAATATTTCAAACGTGGTCAATACATTCCTGGTATCAAAGTTAACGGGATGGATATTCTTGCTGTGTATCAAGCTTCTAGGTTTGCTAAAGATTGGTGCCTTTCTGGTAAAGGcccattattattagagtATGAAACTTATAGATATGGTGGCCATTCCATGTCTGATCCTGGTACCACTTATAGAACAAGAGATGAAATTCAACACATGAGATCAAAGAATGATCCCATTGCAGGTTTGAAAATGcatttattagaattagatATTGCtacagatgaagaaattaaagcCTACGATAAATCTGCAAGAAAATATGTCGATGAACAAGTGGAATTGGCTGACGCTGCAGCTGCACCAGAaccaaaattatcaatattatttgaagatgtGTATGTGAAAGGTACTGAAACTCCAACTTTGAGAGGTAGAATTCAAGAGGATACTTGGGATTTCAAGAAGCAAGATTTTGCCTTCAGAAATTGA